The following are encoded together in the Pseudodesulfovibrio indicus genome:
- the lpxB gene encoding lipid-A-disaccharide synthase gives MRKIWINCSEASGDMYAGALTEELLRQDPSLHISGMGGPMLSSAGADLRFPMSRLCFTGFLDVLLGLPGLLRLHREITKAWEHDRPDAVVMVDCPDFNLPLAKAAHAMNIPVLYFIAPQLWAWRQKGLKTLRRCVRSILCALPFEPDFFHTRGCRPLYAGHPLLDMIPLQQLDRMKPDPFQIGIMPGSRKKEIAFLLPEFAEAAGRIHREMPWTFFSIARAPGISRRYLKRHWPPGVPAVFVEPEDRFNMIRRSGMILAASGTATLETGLVGTPTIVAYKIDPPAAFVMRRLALSQRASLTNILLNREIFPEYLQERATAENCYAQMKAWLGDPGLLPKIRKELGELRRIVGPSGGIRAAAQSILAAHEGGRQ, from the coding sequence ATGCGTAAGATCTGGATCAACTGCAGCGAGGCGTCCGGCGACATGTACGCCGGGGCGCTGACCGAGGAGCTGCTGCGCCAGGACCCGTCCCTGCATATCAGCGGCATGGGCGGCCCCATGCTCTCCAGTGCGGGCGCGGACCTGCGTTTCCCCATGAGCCGACTCTGCTTCACGGGTTTCCTCGACGTCCTCCTCGGGCTGCCCGGACTGCTCCGGCTGCACCGGGAGATCACCAAGGCATGGGAGCATGACCGCCCGGACGCGGTCGTCATGGTGGACTGCCCGGACTTCAACCTGCCGCTGGCCAAGGCCGCCCACGCCATGAACATCCCCGTCCTCTACTTCATCGCGCCGCAGCTCTGGGCCTGGAGACAAAAAGGCCTGAAGACCCTGCGCCGGTGCGTGCGGAGCATCCTCTGCGCGCTCCCCTTCGAGCCCGACTTCTTCCATACCCGCGGCTGCCGCCCCCTGTACGCCGGCCATCCCCTCCTCGACATGATCCCGCTGCAACAGCTGGATCGGATGAAGCCCGACCCCTTCCAGATCGGGATCATGCCCGGGAGCAGGAAAAAGGAAATCGCCTTCCTCCTGCCCGAGTTCGCCGAGGCCGCCGGACGCATCCATCGGGAGATGCCCTGGACGTTCTTCTCCATCGCTCGGGCTCCGGGCATCAGCCGCCGCTACCTGAAGCGGCATTGGCCCCCCGGCGTGCCCGCGGTCTTCGTGGAGCCCGAGGACCGGTTCAATATGATACGCCGGTCCGGCATGATCCTGGCCGCATCGGGAACGGCGACGCTGGAAACCGGCCTGGTGGGCACGCCGACCATCGTCGCCTACAAGATCGACCCGCCCGCCGCCTTCGTCATGCGCAGGCTGGCGCTGTCGCAGCGGGCCAGCCTGACCAACATCCTGCTCAACAGGGAGATATTCCCGGAATACCTTCAGGAGCGGGCCACCGCGGAGAACTGCTATGCGCAGATGAAGGCCTGGCTGGGCGACCCCGGCCTGTTGCCGAAAATCAGAAAGGAACTGGGTGAGCTGCGCCGCATCGTCGGCCCTTCGGGCGGCATCCGGGCCGCAGCCCAAAGCATTCTTGCAGCACACGAAGGAGGACGGCAATGA
- a CDS encoding portal protein: MDRTELARSLLRRFAGLEEARRPWVGSWQELTEYMLPRKNSFVSPGTGFATLGRAGDERIFDSTPLHSLELLASSLGGLLTNPSLPWFDISVKDRALGDADEVREFLQAARERMVALFNSEDTGFQAHVHELYLDVALLGTAVMYVEADPTTVVRFSARPLGEVFVAENARGQVDTVYRRYEVSARQAIQEWGAACSDEVRAKGEDRPDEPVEVLHAVFPRSDRDPAGFGAANFPFASVYMEVKTEHVLEESGYLEMPYMVPRWAKAAGETYGRGPGQTALSDTRVLNAMARTALMAAEKMSDPPLMVPDDGFLGPVRSGPGGLSYYRAGSTDRIEPLPVNVDLRAAEEMMTGRRESIRRIFLGDQLTPEGPAVTATEAVIRQAEKMRVLGPVLGRLQTEFLGPLIRRVFRIMLRSGELPPFPRDLSPRDLEVRYTSPVSRAQKQYEAQGLAQVMEYLSPLVGSGDPFGIMDNFDTDRVARHVAELFNTPSDYLKSEDGVAEGRARKQQDSGQSRTVSTLANAAAIAKTLSEAYTDRPSALTELWGLLTGAATAGIAPAPVEPESPAGPKSPAAPPEPSLTEEEAPHA, translated from the coding sequence ATGGACAGGACAGAACTCGCCCGTTCGCTGCTGAGGCGGTTCGCGGGCCTTGAAGAGGCGCGGCGTCCGTGGGTCGGCTCCTGGCAGGAGCTGACCGAGTACATGCTCCCGCGCAAGAACAGCTTCGTCTCGCCCGGAACGGGTTTTGCGACCCTGGGCCGGGCCGGGGACGAGCGGATCTTCGATTCCACCCCGCTGCATTCCCTGGAACTTCTGGCCTCGTCCCTGGGCGGGCTGCTGACCAACCCGTCCCTGCCGTGGTTCGACATCTCGGTCAAGGACCGGGCGCTGGGCGACGCGGACGAGGTCCGCGAGTTCCTGCAGGCGGCCCGCGAGCGCATGGTGGCGCTGTTCAACTCCGAGGACACCGGGTTCCAGGCGCACGTTCACGAGCTGTATCTGGACGTGGCCCTGCTCGGCACGGCGGTCATGTATGTGGAGGCGGACCCGACCACGGTGGTCCGGTTCTCGGCCCGCCCGTTGGGCGAGGTCTTCGTGGCCGAAAACGCGCGCGGCCAGGTGGACACGGTCTATCGGCGGTACGAGGTTTCGGCCCGGCAGGCGATCCAGGAATGGGGCGCGGCCTGCTCGGACGAGGTCCGGGCCAAGGGTGAGGACCGACCGGACGAGCCGGTGGAGGTGCTGCACGCGGTGTTCCCGCGCTCGGACCGCGACCCGGCGGGGTTCGGGGCGGCCAATTTCCCGTTCGCCAGCGTGTACATGGAGGTCAAGACCGAGCACGTGCTGGAGGAGAGCGGCTACCTGGAGATGCCCTACATGGTCCCGCGCTGGGCCAAGGCCGCGGGCGAAACCTACGGGCGCGGACCGGGGCAGACCGCCCTGTCCGACACCCGGGTGCTGAACGCCATGGCCCGGACCGCGCTGATGGCGGCGGAGAAGATGTCCGACCCGCCGCTGATGGTCCCGGACGACGGTTTCCTCGGCCCGGTGCGCTCCGGCCCCGGCGGCCTGTCGTACTACCGGGCGGGGTCCACGGACCGCATCGAACCGCTGCCGGTGAACGTGGACCTGCGCGCCGCAGAGGAGATGATGACCGGCCGCCGGGAGTCCATCCGGCGCATCTTCCTGGGCGACCAGCTCACCCCGGAAGGCCCGGCGGTGACGGCCACCGAGGCGGTCATCCGCCAGGCCGAGAAGATGCGCGTGCTCGGCCCGGTGCTGGGCCGGTTGCAGACCGAGTTCCTGGGCCCGCTCATCCGGCGGGTGTTCCGGATCATGCTCCGCTCCGGCGAGCTGCCGCCCTTCCCCCGGGACCTTTCGCCCCGCGACCTGGAGGTGCGCTACACCTCGCCCGTGTCCCGCGCCCAGAAGCAGTACGAGGCCCAGGGGCTGGCCCAGGTCATGGAGTACCTCTCCCCCCTGGTGGGGTCCGGCGATCCCTTCGGGATCATGGACAACTTCGACACCGACCGGGTGGCCCGGCACGTGGCCGAGCTGTTCAACACCCCGTCCGACTACCTGAAGTCCGAGGACGGCGTGGCCGAGGGCCGGGCCCGGAAACAGCAGGACTCGGGCCAGTCCCGGACCGTGTCCACCCTGGCCAACGCGGCGGCCATCGCCAAGACCCTGTCCGAGGCGTACACGGACCGGCCCAGCGCCCTGACCGAGCTGTGGGGGCTGCTGACCGGGGCCGCGACGGCGGGAATCGCTCCCGCGCCCGTGGAGCCGGAATCACCCGCCGGGCCAAAGTCCCCTGCCGCGCCGCCCGAACCTTCCCTGACCGAAGAGGAGGCTCCCCATGCCTGA
- the proC gene encoding pyrroline-5-carboxylate reductase: MNVGFIGTGNMGGAIIGTLTGAKDITVFGLNQTPHKLEALARETGLIPCGGIGELTSRSDLIVLAVKPQQAGAVWPDMLPALTPDKCLVSLAAGLTQSDLRHGVDNICPVVRTMPNSPAMIGEGVTAVCFDDPALTKAQKRAVLDLFRPSGDVHVLPERSFDAFTAVVGSGPAFIFYLIEAMIESGVELGLERESSSRMVKKLFRGASLMAERSDRHISLLREMSVAPAGTTIAALAHFDRTAVRGNIMDAIRVAFNRSVEMGGGSMS; this comes from the coding sequence ATGAACGTCGGATTCATCGGAACGGGCAACATGGGCGGGGCCATCATCGGGACCCTGACGGGCGCCAAGGACATCACGGTGTTCGGGCTGAACCAGACACCGCACAAACTGGAGGCGCTGGCCAGGGAAACCGGGCTCATCCCCTGCGGCGGCATCGGGGAGCTGACGAGCAGGTCGGACCTCATCGTCCTGGCCGTGAAGCCGCAGCAGGCCGGAGCGGTCTGGCCGGATATGCTTCCGGCATTGACACCGGACAAGTGTCTGGTGTCTCTTGCGGCGGGCCTGACGCAAAGCGACCTCCGGCACGGCGTGGACAACATCTGCCCCGTTGTCCGCACCATGCCCAACAGTCCGGCCATGATCGGCGAGGGCGTGACGGCGGTGTGCTTCGACGACCCGGCCCTGACAAAAGCGCAGAAACGGGCCGTCCTCGATCTGTTCCGCCCCTCGGGCGACGTGCACGTCCTGCCCGAGCGGTCGTTCGACGCGTTCACCGCGGTGGTCGGCTCGGGACCGGCGTTCATCTTTTATCTGATCGAGGCCATGATCGAGTCGGGCGTGGAATTGGGGCTGGAGCGGGAGAGTTCTTCCCGCATGGTCAAGAAGTTGTTTCGTGGCGCGAGCCTCATGGCGGAGCGGTCCGACAGGCACATCAGCCTGCTCAGGGAGATGTCCGTCGCCCCGGCCGGAACGACCATCGCGGCCCTGGCCCATTTTGACCGGACCGCCGTGCGCGGGAACATAATGGACGCTATCCGGGTGGCCTTCAACCGCAGCGTCGAGATGGGCGGCGGCTCCATGTCGTGA
- a CDS encoding NAD(P)/FAD-dependent oxidoreductase, translating into MKDVKIYPTTTGQSWVEMSDYKFHRFNDLSEIRDEYDYVVVGAGYGGQAAARHLAELHPDARIAVFEAIKIGDNDSGKNAGFIIDVPHDFGDQGASSFEENQKYFQLNTFIIKWMEDTIKDNGIDDVDWDHCGKYLCCAEEKSFKLIDHEVDELKRMNCSYEVVEGEELFRRTGTRYYKKALYTPGSVLINPADVLRAMFSAMPDSVDVFEECPVMRIDEGSPTSVILRSGKRVKCKFVLVTGGPFIPQFGIGNKVFCPVLSYGAFTRRFTDDEMRHFAGVKPWGCTAGHPAGTTVRFTRDNRIFVRNGFSFATNLTTSHQRIQRAIPKLRRAYENRFPELKHVNFEFVYGGMINMTMNFRPLMLQQNSTVFASASGEGAGVAKTSLCGYYLAEWVSGMNSDNLAFLQKISTPKKLPPEPFLTMGAEARLFFEEFCAKKEI; encoded by the coding sequence ATGAAAGACGTAAAGATTTACCCCACGACCACAGGCCAGAGCTGGGTGGAAATGTCCGACTACAAGTTCCACCGCTTCAACGATCTCTCTGAGATCAGGGACGAGTACGACTACGTCGTGGTCGGCGCCGGATACGGCGGCCAGGCCGCGGCCAGGCACCTGGCCGAGCTGCATCCCGACGCCCGGATCGCCGTGTTCGAGGCCATCAAGATCGGCGACAACGACAGCGGCAAGAACGCCGGCTTCATCATCGACGTCCCCCACGACTTCGGCGACCAGGGCGCCTCCTCCTTCGAGGAGAACCAGAAGTACTTCCAGTTGAACACCTTCATCATCAAGTGGATGGAAGACACCATCAAGGACAACGGCATTGATGACGTCGACTGGGATCACTGCGGCAAATACCTGTGCTGCGCCGAGGAAAAGAGCTTCAAGCTCATCGATCACGAAGTGGACGAGCTCAAGCGGATGAACTGCTCCTACGAAGTGGTGGAAGGCGAGGAGCTGTTCCGCCGCACCGGCACCCGGTACTACAAGAAGGCCCTGTACACCCCCGGTTCCGTGCTCATCAACCCGGCCGACGTCCTGCGCGCCATGTTCTCCGCCATGCCGGACTCCGTGGACGTATTCGAGGAGTGTCCGGTCATGCGCATCGACGAGGGCAGCCCCACCAGCGTCATCCTCCGCAGCGGCAAGCGGGTCAAGTGCAAGTTCGTCCTGGTCACGGGCGGCCCCTTCATCCCGCAGTTCGGCATAGGCAACAAGGTGTTCTGCCCCGTGCTCTCCTACGGCGCCTTCACCCGCCGCTTCACCGACGACGAGATGCGGCATTTCGCGGGCGTCAAGCCCTGGGGATGCACGGCGGGCCATCCGGCGGGAACCACCGTCCGCTTCACCCGCGACAACCGCATATTCGTGCGCAACGGGTTCTCCTTCGCCACCAACCTGACGACTTCCCACCAGCGCATCCAGCGGGCCATTCCCAAGCTCCGCCGGGCCTACGAGAACCGTTTCCCGGAACTGAAGCACGTCAACTTCGAGTTCGTGTACGGCGGCATGATCAACATGACCATGAACTTCCGGCCGCTGATGCTCCAGCAGAACTCCACCGTGTTCGCCTCGGCCAGCGGCGAGGGCGCGGGCGTGGCCAAGACCAGCCTGTGCGGCTACTACCTGGCGGAATGGGTCAGCGGCATGAACAGCGACAACCTGGCCTTCCTCCAGAAGATCTCGACCCCCAAAAAGCTTCCCCCGGAACCGTTCCTGACCATGGGAGCGGAAGCCCGGCTCTTCTTTGAAGAGTTCTGCGCCAAAAAGGAAATCTAA
- a CDS encoding acetate--CoA ligase family protein, with the protein MNDLVPLFQPKSVALIGASSNSKKYGYWTAKSLIENKFEGDIHLVSRSGGEIFGRPTFPDILSVPGEVDLAIIAIAPKFILPVMEQCVEKGVKCAIVVSTGFGEVGPEGKELERQMLEIARKGNMRVQGPNCMGTYSAAKSMNASIIDLAPGPMSLVLQSGNFGIDINFNAKSRNLGYSCWATIGNQMDMRFHDFVEYIEGDDDTKCLLLYMEGLRVESEEDGRKFIEAAQKTAARKPIAAIKIGRSAAGARAAASHTGSLAGSEKIFDAALRQAGIIRVDSPNQLLDAAEAFSKCKPARGKRIAILTDGGGHGVMATDFAEKFNLEAPVLSDATQAKLREILMPHCPIKNPVDLAGTPEADMWVFDRCLEVLLDDPDVDGIIIVGLYGGYADLSEEFRALEMDVARSMTERIAAGDKPVVMHSIYAPQNPECLEYIRENGVPVFGEVDAAVRTMGVLSGYGDLRKALAEEAAGELPDMPADRREKAAAIIDAVRKSGRVNMVETEAREILRCYGLGVTEDFLVTSAEEAAEVYGKIGGKVVMKIVSPEILHKTDAGGVALNIESGEMAGEAYERLVRNGRLYKSDADILGVMMTAMLPGGVECIIGSSHDNTFGPTVMFGLGGIFVEILKDVAFRVAPVNMPACRSMIREIKGLGMLQGARGSKPCDLEALAETACVVSHLVNELRDIAEVDLNPVFAWEKGLAIADARIVLHS; encoded by the coding sequence ATGAATGATCTGGTCCCCCTGTTCCAACCCAAAAGCGTCGCCCTGATCGGCGCTTCCTCCAACTCGAAGAAGTACGGGTATTGGACAGCCAAGAGCCTGATTGAAAACAAGTTCGAGGGAGACATCCACCTTGTCTCCCGCTCGGGCGGCGAAATCTTCGGCCGACCGACCTTCCCCGACATCCTGTCCGTTCCGGGCGAAGTGGACCTGGCCATCATCGCCATCGCCCCCAAGTTCATCCTGCCCGTCATGGAGCAGTGTGTGGAAAAGGGCGTCAAATGCGCCATCGTGGTCTCCACCGGCTTCGGCGAAGTCGGCCCCGAGGGCAAGGAACTGGAACGGCAGATGCTCGAAATCGCCCGCAAGGGCAACATGCGCGTCCAGGGCCCGAACTGCATGGGCACCTACAGCGCGGCCAAGAGCATGAACGCGAGCATCATCGACCTGGCCCCCGGCCCCATGAGCCTCGTGCTGCAGAGCGGCAACTTCGGCATCGACATCAACTTCAATGCCAAGTCCCGCAACCTCGGCTACAGCTGCTGGGCGACCATCGGCAACCAGATGGACATGCGGTTCCACGACTTCGTCGAGTACATCGAGGGCGATGACGACACCAAGTGCCTGCTCCTGTACATGGAAGGCCTCCGCGTCGAGAGCGAGGAGGACGGCCGCAAATTCATCGAGGCCGCGCAAAAGACCGCGGCCCGCAAACCCATCGCCGCCATCAAAATCGGCCGCAGCGCCGCGGGCGCCCGCGCCGCCGCCTCCCATACCGGCTCCCTGGCGGGCAGTGAAAAGATCTTCGACGCCGCCCTCAGGCAGGCCGGGATCATCCGCGTGGACAGCCCCAACCAGCTGCTGGACGCGGCCGAGGCCTTCTCCAAGTGCAAGCCCGCCCGGGGCAAGCGCATCGCCATCCTGACCGACGGCGGCGGGCACGGCGTCATGGCCACGGACTTTGCCGAAAAGTTCAACCTGGAAGCCCCTGTCCTGTCCGACGCCACCCAGGCCAAGCTCCGGGAAATCCTGATGCCGCACTGCCCCATCAAGAACCCGGTCGATCTGGCGGGCACCCCCGAAGCTGACATGTGGGTTTTCGACCGTTGCCTGGAAGTCCTGCTGGACGACCCGGATGTGGACGGCATAATCATCGTGGGCCTGTACGGCGGATACGCCGACCTGTCCGAGGAATTCCGCGCCCTGGAGATGGACGTGGCCCGGAGCATGACCGAGCGGATCGCCGCCGGGGACAAGCCCGTCGTGATGCACTCCATCTATGCGCCCCAGAACCCCGAATGCCTGGAATACATCCGTGAGAACGGCGTTCCGGTCTTCGGCGAGGTGGACGCCGCCGTCCGCACCATGGGCGTGCTCTCGGGTTACGGCGACCTCCGCAAGGCCCTCGCGGAAGAGGCTGCCGGGGAACTGCCGGACATGCCCGCCGACCGCAGGGAAAAGGCCGCGGCCATCATCGACGCGGTCCGAAAATCCGGCCGGGTGAACATGGTCGAGACCGAGGCGCGGGAGATCCTTCGCTGCTACGGCCTCGGCGTCACCGAGGACTTCCTGGTGACCAGCGCGGAAGAGGCCGCGGAGGTCTACGGGAAGATCGGCGGCAAGGTGGTGATGAAGATCGTGTCTCCGGAGATCCTGCACAAGACCGATGCCGGCGGCGTGGCCCTGAACATCGAGTCCGGCGAGATGGCGGGCGAGGCCTACGAACGGTTGGTCCGAAACGGCCGCCTGTACAAGTCGGACGCCGACATCCTCGGCGTCATGATGACCGCGATGCTGCCCGGAGGCGTCGAGTGCATCATCGGTTCGAGCCACGACAACACCTTCGGCCCGACCGTGATGTTCGGGCTGGGCGGCATCTTCGTGGAGATTCTCAAGGACGTGGCCTTCCGGGTGGCCCCGGTGAACATGCCCGCCTGCCGCAGCATGATCCGCGAGATCAAGGGACTGGGAATGCTCCAGGGCGCGCGCGGCTCCAAGCCCTGCGACCTGGAGGCGTTGGCCGAGACCGCCTGCGTGGTCTCGCACCTCGTGAACGAGCTGCGGGACATCGCCGAGGTCGATCTCAACCCGGTCTTCGCATGGGAAAAAGGGCTGGCCATCGCGGACGCCCGAATCGTCCTCCACAGCTAG
- a CDS encoding MFS transporter, translating into MATSGQNRICFEDAPFSPVHKKIAVGTFMGQICDGYILGIVGIALSYATGVLGLDSYWMGLIGAGALFGILFGSLLTGIIIDRLGRKGAYALVSMIVLVLSVLQFFISDPSLLVAVRFMLGMCVGADYTVGVSLLSEWTPEKIRTKMMSWLMAAWTFGYIISYFAGFFIASLGDLGDDGWRWIISSSAVLAAITLIVRLGSPESPSWTLSKKGADAALKLVHAHLGTGFALPEQKEKTASASFFRLFSRELWRNTVTSCTFFLCQVLPFFAISIFLPVVVKGLHIANPHASGMMYNGFTMVGVIIGILIADKISRRAFLMWTFYGAGAILTLMTVWQTMPPTLAFVLLGAFSTVLAISIVAEWLYPPELFPTELRGSGVGLTIAASRIGAGMGTWMLPVVTEQYGVTTTLVCCIASLLIGGVVCQILAPETSTRFTCKPLSANESFAKA; encoded by the coding sequence ATGGCTACCAGTGGACAGAACCGTATCTGCTTCGAAGACGCCCCGTTTTCGCCCGTTCACAAGAAAATCGCGGTAGGCACCTTCATGGGCCAGATCTGTGACGGATACATCCTCGGCATTGTCGGCATCGCCCTGTCGTACGCCACCGGCGTGCTGGGCCTGGACAGCTACTGGATGGGTCTTATCGGTGCGGGAGCCCTTTTCGGCATCCTTTTCGGCAGCCTGCTGACCGGCATCATCATCGACCGCCTGGGCCGGAAAGGGGCGTACGCGCTCGTTTCGATGATCGTCCTCGTGCTGTCGGTTCTCCAGTTCTTCATCTCCGACCCCTCGCTGCTGGTGGCCGTCAGGTTCATGCTCGGCATGTGCGTGGGCGCGGACTACACCGTCGGCGTCTCCCTGCTCAGCGAATGGACCCCGGAGAAAATCCGCACCAAGATGATGAGCTGGCTCATGGCCGCCTGGACCTTCGGCTACATCATCTCCTACTTCGCCGGATTCTTCATCGCCTCCCTCGGCGATCTGGGAGACGACGGCTGGCGCTGGATCATCAGCTCCTCCGCAGTGCTCGCCGCAATCACCCTCATCGTCAGGCTCGGATCTCCGGAATCCCCGTCCTGGACCCTGTCCAAGAAGGGGGCCGATGCGGCCCTGAAACTGGTGCATGCTCACCTCGGCACCGGGTTCGCTCTTCCCGAGCAAAAGGAAAAGACCGCATCCGCCTCCTTCTTCAGACTGTTCAGCCGCGAGCTGTGGCGCAACACGGTCACCTCCTGCACCTTCTTCCTCTGCCAGGTCCTGCCCTTCTTCGCCATCTCCATCTTCCTGCCCGTGGTGGTCAAGGGCCTCCACATAGCCAATCCCCATGCCTCGGGCATGATGTACAACGGCTTCACCATGGTCGGCGTCATCATCGGCATCCTCATTGCCGACAAGATCTCCCGCCGCGCCTTCCTGATGTGGACCTTCTACGGCGCCGGGGCGATCCTGACCCTGATGACCGTGTGGCAGACCATGCCCCCGACCCTGGCCTTCGTCCTGCTGGGAGCCTTCTCCACCGTGCTGGCCATCTCCATCGTCGCCGAATGGCTGTATCCGCCGGAGCTTTTCCCCACGGAACTCCGCGGCTCCGGCGTCGGCCTGACCATCGCCGCCAGCCGCATCGGCGCGGGCATGGGAACCTGGATGCTGCCTGTGGTCACCGAACAGTACGGCGTGACCACCACCCTCGTGTGCTGCATCGCCTCCCTGCTCATCGGAGGCGTGGTCTGCCAGATCCTGGCCCCCGAGACCTCGACCAGGTTTACCTGCAAGCCGCTCTCCGCCAACGAGAGCTTTGCCAAAGCCTAA
- the panF gene encoding sodium/pantothenate symporter: MTDSIRLILPVAVYLAASMAIALWARKRSCEATSQGFIEEYFLGSRSMGGFVLAMTIVASYASASSFVGGPGVAYRMGLSWVLLAMIQVPTVFLTLGILGKRFAIAARETRSVTITDYLRARYESDAVVILCSLALIAFFLAAMLAQFIGGARLFQSVTGYPYVVGLVLFGISVVLYTAVGGFRAVVMTDALQGLVMTAAVVVVLLAVIKAGGGVARCVDTLREIDPGLITPTGPGGAIPQTFTLSFWILVGIGVLGLPQTAQRCMGYRDSRAMHRAMIIGTLFIGFMILCVHLAGAFGRAVFPDLPAGDLAMPTLIVELLPPVWAGIFIAGPLAAIMSTVDSMLLLISAAIIKDLYIQFRLRGDASAMPVARLKKASFAITAGMGLLVVVAAIEPPDLLVWINIFAFGGLEAAFLCPIVLGLYWKRGNAAGAIASIVCGVGTFMALSIVKPDMGGVHAIVPTTLASAAAYVAGSLARPAKKP, from the coding sequence ATGACCGACTCCATCCGGCTCATCCTCCCCGTGGCCGTGTACCTGGCGGCGTCCATGGCCATCGCCCTGTGGGCGCGCAAACGGTCCTGCGAAGCCACCTCCCAGGGGTTCATCGAGGAATATTTCCTGGGCAGCCGGTCCATGGGCGGGTTCGTGCTCGCCATGACCATCGTGGCCAGCTACGCCAGCGCCAGCAGCTTCGTGGGCGGCCCCGGCGTCGCCTACCGCATGGGGTTGAGCTGGGTGCTGCTGGCCATGATCCAGGTGCCCACGGTCTTCCTCACCCTGGGCATCCTGGGGAAGCGGTTCGCCATCGCGGCCCGCGAGACCCGCTCCGTGACCATCACGGACTACCTGCGCGCCCGGTACGAAAGCGACGCCGTCGTGATCCTCTGCTCCCTGGCGCTGATCGCCTTCTTCCTGGCCGCCATGCTGGCGCAGTTCATCGGCGGGGCGCGGCTCTTCCAGAGCGTCACGGGATATCCCTACGTCGTGGGGCTGGTCCTCTTCGGCATCAGCGTGGTGCTGTACACGGCGGTGGGCGGTTTCCGCGCCGTGGTCATGACCGACGCCCTCCAGGGCCTGGTCATGACCGCCGCCGTCGTGGTCGTGCTGCTGGCGGTCATCAAGGCCGGAGGCGGCGTGGCCCGGTGCGTGGACACGCTCCGGGAGATCGACCCCGGGCTGATAACGCCCACCGGCCCCGGGGGCGCCATACCCCAGACCTTCACCCTCTCCTTCTGGATCCTGGTCGGCATCGGGGTCCTCGGCCTCCCGCAGACGGCGCAGCGGTGCATGGGCTACCGGGACTCCCGCGCCATGCACCGGGCCATGATCATCGGCACCCTGTTCATCGGCTTCATGATCCTGTGCGTCCACCTGGCGGGCGCGTTCGGCCGCGCGGTGTTCCCGGACCTGCCCGCGGGCGACCTGGCCATGCCGACCCTGATCGTCGAGCTGCTGCCGCCCGTGTGGGCGGGCATCTTCATCGCCGGGCCGCTGGCGGCGATCATGTCCACGGTGGACTCCATGCTGCTGCTCATCTCGGCGGCCATCATCAAGGACCTGTACATCCAATTCCGGCTGCGCGGCGACGCCTCGGCCATGCCGGTGGCCAGGCTCAAGAAGGCGAGCTTCGCCATCACCGCGGGCATGGGGCTGCTGGTCGTGGTCGCCGCCATCGAGCCGCCCGACCTGCTGGTCTGGATCAACATCTTTGCCTTCGGCGGGCTGGAGGCGGCGTTCCTCTGCCCCATCGTGCTCGGCCTGTACTGGAAACGGGGCAACGCGGCCGGGGCCATCGCCTCCATCGTCTGCGGCGTCGGGACCTTCATGGCCCTGTCCATCGTCAAGCCGGACATGGGCGGTGTCCACGCCATCGTGCCCACCACCCTGGCCAGCGCGGCGGCGTATGTCGCCGGTTCCCTGGCCCGTCCCGCCAAGAAGCCCTAA
- a CDS encoding RidA family protein — MEFFNSAESAEVIGPYSHCVKAGDTYYICGQVPFHPTSGHVVGTTIKEQTFQTLYNLKCVLDAAGLDISDIAKVNVFLTSMEDFDGFNEVYADFMGDHRPARLCLGAGEIAHGCLLELDAIAYKGKSRGM; from the coding sequence ATGGAATTCTTCAATTCTGCCGAATCCGCTGAAGTTATAGGCCCTTACAGCCACTGCGTCAAAGCGGGGGACACCTATTACATCTGTGGCCAGGTCCCGTTCCACCCCACCTCCGGCCATGTGGTCGGAACCACCATCAAGGAGCAGACCTTCCAGACGCTGTACAACCTGAAGTGCGTCCTGGACGCCGCCGGTCTCGATATTTCGGACATCGCCAAAGTCAACGTCTTCCTGACCAGCATGGAAGACTTCGACGGCTTCAACGAGGTCTACGCCGACTTCATGGGCGATCACCGCCCGGCCCGCCTGTGCCTGGGCGCGGGAGAGATCGCCCACGGCTGTCTGCTGGAATTGGATGCGATCGCCTACAAGGGAAAGTCGCGAGGAATGTAA
- a CDS encoding YhdT family protein — MERDERKRQSDREALLALAVYVLYFAWWYVFGYGVGNGAPEDYDYVFGFPAWFFYSCVAGYPLVTILLWVFVRFFFRDIPLDDEGTDDREGEDRP, encoded by the coding sequence ATGGAACGGGATGAACGGAAACGGCAATCCGACAGGGAGGCGCTGCTCGCCCTGGCCGTCTATGTCCTGTATTTCGCCTGGTGGTACGTCTTCGGTTACGGCGTGGGCAACGGCGCGCCCGAGGACTACGACTACGTGTTCGGGTTCCCGGCCTGGTTCTTCTACAGCTGCGTGGCGGGCTACCCGCTCGTGACCATCCTGCTCTGGGTCTTCGTCCGGTTCTTCTTCCGGGACATCCCCCTGGACGACGAGGGAACGGACGATCGGGAAGGGGAGGACAGGCCATGA